From a region of the uncultured Draconibacterium sp. genome:
- a CDS encoding Crp/Fnr family transcriptional regulator: protein MDFTDNIENLNNLNAYKTRIQYLKSETIFKQGAFAPYVMYVVEGLVKVYLQTGVDKNMSISVASEGEFLAFSSVFGEPVHTYSAQAISNTQICMIEKESLKKILLDNPEFALKITSQNYQNERHLFEVIKNISYKQMRGKLASALLYLSQEEFLKKNIFEFLTRQDIADFASISAESAIKFLKEFEKEKIITLNGKNIIVDNAAQLLNISKNG from the coding sequence TTGGATTTTACAGACAACATAGAAAACTTAAACAACCTGAATGCATACAAGACCCGCATTCAGTATCTAAAAAGCGAAACGATTTTTAAACAGGGCGCGTTTGCTCCTTATGTAATGTACGTTGTCGAGGGCCTGGTAAAAGTGTACCTGCAAACCGGAGTTGATAAAAACATGAGTATAAGTGTGGCTTCCGAAGGCGAATTCCTGGCGTTTTCGTCAGTGTTTGGCGAGCCGGTCCACACCTATTCGGCACAGGCTATCAGCAATACCCAAATTTGTATGATAGAAAAGGAAAGTCTGAAGAAAATATTGCTGGACAACCCTGAATTTGCATTAAAAATCACCTCACAGAACTACCAAAACGAAAGGCATTTGTTTGAGGTGATCAAAAACATTTCGTACAAACAAATGCGCGGAAAACTGGCTTCTGCCCTGCTCTACCTGAGCCAGGAAGAATTTCTGAAGAAGAATATTTTTGAGTTTCTTACCCGTCAGGATATTGCTGATTTTGCGTCTATTTCAGCAGAAAGTGCCATTAAGTTTCTGAAAGAGTTTGAGAAGGAAAAGATTATTACGCTTAATGGCAAAAACATTATTGTCGACAATGCGGCACAACTTCTGAATATCAGCAAAAACGGCTAA
- a CDS encoding proline/glycine betaine ABC transporter permease codes for MDKLIDLGKYIEQGINVLEESLSGLWGAIDDVISWTVEFLNDTFLAIPFIVIIALVTFGAYYANAGKLAFKKEGFKKGVGLALFVVFGLLLIWAMGYWKEAIQTTTLVIVATIIALLFGIPLGIWAARSNTANAIIRPILDLMQTMPAFVYLIPAIFFFSVGNTPGVIATVIFSLPPAVRLTSLGIRNVPADVIEAGHAFGATDKQILFKIQLPLAKTTILAGINQVILLALSMVVIASMVGAKGLGAIVYQGIQQNDIAKGFESGLGIVVLAIILDRITQAVAKK; via the coding sequence ATGGACAAGTTAATAGACCTCGGAAAATATATTGAACAGGGAATTAATGTACTGGAAGAAAGCCTTTCCGGTCTTTGGGGAGCTATCGATGATGTAATCTCATGGACGGTAGAATTCTTAAACGACACGTTTCTTGCTATTCCTTTCATTGTAATTATTGCCCTTGTTACTTTTGGTGCCTACTATGCCAACGCAGGGAAACTGGCTTTTAAAAAGGAAGGTTTCAAAAAAGGTGTTGGGTTAGCTCTGTTTGTTGTTTTTGGTCTTTTGCTGATTTGGGCGATGGGCTATTGGAAAGAAGCCATTCAAACAACAACACTTGTTATAGTGGCTACCATTATAGCGCTTTTGTTTGGAATTCCACTGGGAATTTGGGCTGCACGCAGCAACACGGCTAATGCTATAATTCGGCCAATTCTCGACTTAATGCAAACCATGCCGGCATTTGTTTACCTTATTCCTGCAATTTTCTTCTTTAGTGTTGGCAATACGCCGGGTGTAATTGCAACGGTTATTTTCTCGTTGCCACCGGCTGTACGTTTAACAAGTTTGGGAATCCGGAATGTACCCGCCGATGTTATTGAGGCCGGTCATGCTTTCGGAGCAACCGACAAACAAATTCTTTTTAAAATACAATTACCTCTGGCAAAAACAACAATTCTGGCCGGAATCAATCAGGTAATTCTGCTTGCACTGTCAATGGTTGTTATTGCATCGATGGTTGGGGCTAAAGGTTTAGGAGCAATTGTGTATCAGGGAATTCAGCAAAACGACATTGCCAAAGGTTTCGAATCGGGACTGGGTATTGTTGTGCTGGCGATTATATTAGACCGTATTACACAAGCTGTTGCTAAAAAATAA
- a CDS encoding glycine betaine ABC transporter substrate-binding protein, producing MNVKKLGTLFIAATLLFAITSCSNSGSKKSTTEEKKEVNILYPNWAEGIAFTHLAKVALEANGFEVELTNLEPGLIYGELSKDDSKGDVFMDAWLPNTHKDYWADYGDKLVKLGESFSNGTTGLVVPSYVTINSIEELNANKDKFDGEIIGIGSGAGIHANTEKVIEEYSLDFEQITSSGPAMVASLEKAIKNEDWIVITGWKPHFKWAKNDLKYLEDPKGIYPKDVCATISRRGFAEDMPKAGNFFKNFNLEEDQLYDLMGKISEAGEEAGAQQYYDANKAMIDAWFN from the coding sequence ATGAACGTTAAAAAATTAGGAACCCTGTTTATAGCTGCAACATTACTGTTTGCAATTACATCATGCTCAAACAGCGGTTCGAAAAAATCGACTACTGAAGAGAAAAAAGAAGTTAATATTTTATATCCAAACTGGGCAGAAGGTATTGCTTTTACCCATTTGGCAAAAGTTGCTCTTGAAGCCAATGGATTTGAAGTAGAATTGACGAACCTTGAACCGGGATTGATTTATGGCGAACTGTCGAAAGATGATTCAAAAGGCGATGTATTTATGGATGCATGGTTGCCAAATACCCACAAAGATTATTGGGCCGATTATGGCGATAAACTGGTAAAACTTGGCGAATCATTTAGTAATGGTACTACAGGTTTGGTTGTTCCTTCTTATGTTACCATTAATTCTATTGAAGAATTAAACGCAAATAAAGACAAGTTTGATGGTGAAATAATCGGAATTGGCAGTGGTGCCGGTATTCATGCTAACACGGAGAAAGTTATTGAAGAGTACAGTTTGGATTTCGAACAAATTACATCGAGTGGACCGGCAATGGTAGCCAGCCTTGAAAAAGCGATTAAAAATGAAGATTGGATTGTTATTACAGGATGGAAACCACATTTCAAATGGGCTAAAAACGATTTGAAATATTTGGAAGATCCAAAAGGTATCTATCCAAAAGATGTTTGTGCAACTATCTCGCGTAGAGGTTTTGCAGAAGATATGCCAAAAGCAGGTAATTTCTTTAAAAACTTCAACCTTGAAGAAGATCAGCTTTACGATTTGATGGGAAAAATCTCAGAAGCTGGTGAAGAGGCAGGCGCACAACAATATTACGATGCTAACAAAGCAATGATCGACGCCTGGTTTAACTAA
- a CDS encoding glycine betaine/L-proline ABC transporter ATP-binding protein, which translates to MPDKRKTKIKIEDLTLIFGKRKQEALKLLEQGVSKDEILKRTKCTVGVSRASIEIKEGEVFVIMGLSGSGKSTLIRCLNRLNEPTAGKVIFDDHDITRESNKELLETRRTEMSMVFQKFGLLPHRTILENAGFGLELRGEDKEDRDKRAKVALETVGLKGYEAQYPSELSGGMQQRVGLARALANDPEVLLMDEAFSALDPLIKSDMQDELLEIQDKLHKTIVFITHDLDEAIKIGDRIAIMKDGVIEQIGTAEDILTNPASEYVEAFVEKVDRKTIITAETLMFKKHTSLELHKDGPKGAVRKMRSIGADQLPVIDEHKKFLGHVWLQDVLKLEASNEKSIEKVIKTDVPSVYKHYTVEDMLPLITGIRHPLAVIEEETGKFLGLITQTSLIIEATRFEKKEVIKLKEQANEL; encoded by the coding sequence ATGCCTGATAAAAGGAAAACAAAAATTAAGATTGAAGATTTAACACTAATCTTCGGTAAACGCAAACAAGAGGCACTGAAGCTATTAGAGCAAGGTGTTTCTAAGGATGAAATTCTGAAAAGGACGAAGTGTACCGTGGGGGTAAGTCGTGCCAGCATTGAAATAAAAGAAGGAGAAGTTTTTGTGATCATGGGACTTTCAGGAAGTGGAAAATCGACTTTAATTCGCTGCTTAAACCGCTTAAACGAGCCAACGGCAGGGAAAGTAATTTTCGATGATCACGACATAACACGTGAAAGTAATAAAGAATTATTGGAAACCCGTAGAACAGAAATGAGTATGGTTTTTCAGAAATTTGGATTACTCCCCCACCGAACTATTTTAGAGAATGCTGGTTTTGGTTTAGAGCTTCGTGGCGAAGACAAGGAAGATCGCGATAAGAGAGCCAAAGTAGCATTGGAAACAGTTGGATTGAAAGGTTATGAAGCTCAATATCCATCAGAATTGTCAGGTGGTATGCAACAGCGTGTAGGTTTGGCTCGTGCCCTTGCAAACGATCCTGAAGTTCTGCTAATGGACGAAGCCTTTTCTGCACTCGATCCGCTGATTAAATCTGATATGCAGGACGAATTACTTGAGATTCAGGATAAGCTGCACAAAACAATTGTGTTTATTACGCACGACCTCGACGAAGCCATTAAAATTGGCGACCGTATTGCCATTATGAAAGATGGTGTGATTGAGCAAATTGGTACAGCTGAGGATATTCTTACCAATCCTGCCAGTGAATATGTTGAGGCATTTGTGGAAAAAGTGGACAGAAAAACCATTATTACTGCAGAAACTTTAATGTTTAAAAAGCACACCTCTCTCGAGCTTCATAAAGACGGACCAAAAGGTGCTGTTCGAAAAATGCGTTCGATTGGAGCTGATCAGTTACCGGTTATTGACGAACACAAAAAATTCCTTGGCCATGTTTGGCTTCAAGATGTTTTGAAGTTGGAAGCCAGTAATGAAAAGTCGATCGAGAAAGTAATAAAAACCGATGTCCCAAGTGTGTATAAACATTACACGGTTGAGGATATGCTTCCGTTAATTACCGGAATCAGGCATCCGCTTGCGGTAATTGAGGAAGAAACGGGAAAATTTCTGGGACTGATTACACAAACCTCGTTGATTATTGAGGCTACACGCTTCGAGAAAAAAGAAGTGATTAAATTAAAAGAACAAGCTAACGAATTATAG
- a CDS encoding OsmC family protein has protein sequence MAKQEVKVSWKDKMAFEAEVDGHKITLDAAEAVGGEDRGPRPKPLMLTALAGCTGMDVVSILKKMRVEVEDFDITVEGDLTDEHPKQYYKMNVIYTFKGKDLPLEKLKKAVSLSEERYCGVSALYKKAIEVTSEIKIID, from the coding sequence ATGGCAAAACAAGAAGTAAAAGTTAGCTGGAAAGATAAAATGGCTTTTGAGGCCGAAGTAGACGGACACAAAATCACGCTCGACGCAGCCGAAGCTGTTGGTGGCGAAGACCGAGGCCCGCGTCCGAAACCGCTGATGCTTACGGCACTTGCCGGCTGCACGGGAATGGATGTTGTATCTATTTTGAAAAAGATGCGTGTTGAAGTGGAAGATTTCGATATCACCGTTGAAGGTGATTTAACCGATGAGCATCCGAAACAGTATTATAAAATGAATGTTATCTATACGTTTAAAGGTAAAGATCTTCCTTTGGAGAAACTAAAAAAAGCAGTTAGTTTGTCGGAAGAAAGATATTGTGGAGTAAGTGCGCTTTACAAAAAAGCAATCGAAGTTACTTCTGAAATTAAAATTATAGATTAA
- a CDS encoding thioredoxin family protein, producing the protein MKLLRTGLPEIESAAELEKVLAENENVMVCCGRMGPMCFPVYNVMERLEKERDNVKFMVMAFDNPEAAPIRNAPECSGFMGLPFTMYYKNGEVAKATTSIQTHEQVTAILDEQFEN; encoded by the coding sequence ATGAAGCTTTTAAGAACAGGATTACCCGAAATTGAATCGGCTGCAGAACTGGAAAAAGTACTGGCAGAAAACGAGAATGTAATGGTATGTTGTGGCCGTATGGGCCCGATGTGTTTCCCTGTATACAATGTTATGGAACGCCTGGAGAAAGAGCGTGACAACGTAAAATTCATGGTTATGGCCTTTGATAATCCGGAGGCTGCACCGATTCGGAATGCACCTGAATGCAGTGGTTTTATGGGACTTCCGTTCACTATGTATTACAAAAACGGGGAAGTGGCCAAAGCAACTACAAGTATCCAAACTCATGAACAGGTTACTGCAATTCTCGACGAGCAGTTTGAGAACTAA
- the trxA gene encoding thioredoxin, which yields MSTTLIVIAVVLAALVALIAVNYFRMKNAKPVANSKRIKVLNNKNFRAATKRGVVLLDFWAPWCGPCKIIAPTLNEIADSQTDFMVAKVNVDHNQQLAQKFKVRNIPTMLILKDGKEAGRIVGVKTKRTILKEVDAVLAG from the coding sequence ATGTCGACTACACTAATTGTAATTGCTGTTGTTCTTGCCGCGTTGGTTGCATTAATTGCAGTAAACTATTTTCGAATGAAAAATGCCAAACCGGTGGCAAACAGCAAACGGATTAAAGTGCTGAATAATAAAAACTTTAGAGCAGCAACAAAACGCGGAGTTGTATTGCTCGATTTTTGGGCTCCATGGTGTGGACCATGCAAAATTATTGCACCTACCTTAAACGAAATTGCCGATAGCCAGACTGATTTTATGGTGGCAAAAGTTAACGTTGACCACAACCAACAACTGGCACAAAAATTTAAAGTGCGCAATATTCCAACCATGCTGATTTTAAAAGATGGTAAAGAAGCCGGTCGTATTGTTGGTGTAAAAACCAAACGTACCATTCTTAAAGAGGTTGACGCTGTGCTGGCAGGATAA